The genomic DNA TGTCTCCTTCTGAGAAGTATACGATAGATTCAAGACCTTCGGGAGTATACTTTACATTTTCCTGACCGCATATATATTCAAGCCTTTTTACAACATCTCTTTCATTTATTGGTCCAAATCTAAAAATAGCACATCTTGATTGGATGGGGTCAATGATTTTAGATGAATAGTTACATGAAAGGATAAATGAGGCTGTTTTTGTATACATTTCCATTTCACGACGAAGAGCATGTTGAGCGTCTTTTGTCATGTTATCCACTTCATCTAAAAATATTATTCTAAAAGGAGCACCTACAGGTTTCAATCTACAGAAATTTTTTATATTGTTTCTTACAGTTTCAATTCCTCTTGCATCGGATGCATTCAATTCTAAGAAGTTTTGTTTCCAATATTCTCCTAAAATGGATTTTACAAGAGCAATGGCTGTTGTGGTTTTTCCAACACCTGCCGGACCTGTAAACATGAGGTTTGGCATACTGGTGTCTCCAACATATTTTTCAAGTCTACTTATAATTGCTTCTTGACCTACGATATCATCTAA from Methanobrevibacter sp. includes the following:
- a CDS encoding replication factor C small subunit — translated: MSGPWVEKYRPQTLDDIVGQEAIISRLEKYVGDTSMPNLMFTGPAGVGKTTTAIALVKSILGEYWKQNFLELNASDARGIETVRNNIKNFCRLKPVGAPFRIIFLDEVDNMTKDAQHALRREMEMYTKTASFILSCNYSSKIIDPIQSRCAIFRFGPINERDVVKRLEYICGQENVKYTPEGLESIVYFSEGDMRKSINILQASASEGEGVTEDAVYAVVSKAKPQNISEMITSALSGDFLKARDILRDTMVLEGVSGEDMVTQIYSDVSKRVYEGRMSADIYIDLIEAIANCDFRIREGANPRIQLEALLTQFL